The sequence TGATGTACGGCGACTGGGAAATGGCTGGCGCAAAGGACATTGCAACAGTGGCTCACGAGAAGGTCGTTGACATCATGAAGAACCACGAAGTTGCACCAATAGACGCTGACCTGCTCAAGGACATGAAGGCCATCGTTGACAAGGCTGACAAGGCATTCAGGGGCGCATAAGGAGGTTACAATTATGGCAACAAAAGAACAGATTATCGCAAAAGCAAAAGCAGCAATTTTAGATTTTGACGAAGACGCTGCAGCAGAAGCAGCTGAGGAATCCCTGGCTGCCGGAATAAACCCTGCAGAGGTTATCCAGGATGGTTACACTGCGGCAATGAACGAGATAGGTGAACAGTTCGAGGCAGGCACACTCTTCCTTCCTCATGTCATCGCAGCATCCGAAGCAATGAACGCCGGAGTGGCAGTACTTACTCCTGCGCTCGAGAAACTTGGCGGAGAGACCAAGAGCAAAGCCAAGGTCGTAATAGGCACCATTGAAGGCGACATCCACTCCATCGGAAAGGATATCGTTGCAACCATGCTCAAGATCGAAGGTTACCAGATATTTGACCTTGGCAGGGATGTACCCATAAAGACCTTTGTAGAGAAGGCAAAGCAGGTCGGAGCCCAGGTAGTTGCTTCATCCGCACTGATGACAACAACCATGGTCAACCAGATCCAGATCGAAGAACAGCTCAAGGAAGCAGGCGTCCGTGGCTCACTGAAGACAATGGTCGGCGGCGCACCTGTTACCCTGGACTGGGCAAAGAAGATCGGTGCTGACATCTACGGCGAGAATGCAACAGACGTAGTAAACAAACTCAACGCAATATTCTGATCGCACAAGTGGTCAGTTAGCAGGGATGCGGACTTTGTCTGCATCCTCTGCCTCCATTGCGCACATTGTGAATGTCTTCCCTTGTGAAGAAGGTGCTTTGGGTCCTTCCCTTTAACATTTATTTGCACCTCAATAAGATGATCCACCATGGACAGGTTACTATCATGTATGAGGCTGCAGAATATCCGGCTAATTTCATTATTATGGCAGTAATGCCTGCATCCGGGATTCCGGATAGGTGTCATTGCATTAAATTCCGTGATGTTTCATCTTTTGTATCCCCATTGGCGGGTTCATTCCCGTATATTACAGATATAATATAACGAATCCGGAAAGGTTGGAAATAATGTAGGAGGTAGTAGTATGGATTTGCAATCATTAAAAAAGCAAGAACACCAGAGAAGGATCAGAAAGGGTTTTATGTGGGCTCTCTTCTGTGCCATTCTCTGGGGTCTTTGGTACATACCCGGTACCGTTGTCTGGGTACTTAATCCTTTTGATGAGATGTATGGTGAAATAGCCGCAACTAATGGTGATGCTATTTCGCTGGTAATAACTGCTGTTCTGATAACTGCTTTTAACGCACTTACAGTTATCCTGGCCCTTATGGTATGGAACGGAGCTCTGGGCAAGTTCGGAGAAATGAAGAGAACCCTCAAGGAATTCAAGCCATGCTCCAAGTGGTTCTTCATGGCTTCTATTTTCGGTGGCCCTATGGCTATTCTGGGTTCCTTCATTGCCATGGGTTTTGTCGGAGGTGCTTTTGCGGCTGTTGCAGCACTGGCGTATCCTGTTGTTGGTTCTATCCTTGCGTCACAATGGTATGGCGAAAAGATATCCAAACGCGCCTTTATGGGCATAGGGTTCATCATCCTCGGAGGTATAACAATCTTTGGTGGTGGCCTGCTAACTGAGCTTGGAACAGGCAACGTTGCGTGGATAGGTTATATTGGTGGCCTGATGGCTGCTGTCGGCTGGGGCATTGAGGGTGCAATCGCAGGCAAAGGGCTTGATATTGCAGAGCCGGACGTTGGACTTACTCTCAGGTTCCTTGGCGAAAACATTATATGGTGGATCATTGCGGTCCCACTCCTTGCGATCGCCGGTTTCCCAATGATAAAGTACGCACTGCTAGTATTTGAGCCGCTCACACTGCTTGTGCTGGTCTTTGCAGGAATTACCTTCGGTTTCTGTTATGTGACGTGGTACAAGTCTTTCCCTCTTATTGGCGTGGGCAGGGGACAGGGCATAGGTAACCTCTACGGTCTTTTCGCAGTGGTGTTCATTGCTCTCTTCTTCGGGGACATTCCTTCATGGACGATCCTTGTAGGAGGCGCTCTCTGTCTCATCGGAAGCTCGGTCATGTTCTCTGAGGACACCGGTCAGATGGAATCATTGAGAGGTGAGTAAATGACAGGAAACCGTCCGATAAAATTCAGGATACTTGAGCTCTGTAACAAGAATGGAGGAGCCTGGAACTATGAGATCGTCAGGCAGATACAGAAAGAGTACAACCTCAAGGGAGATTTCCAGAGGGACTCGATCAATTTCGATCTGATAGAACTGGCTTCAGGCGGACTGCTCAA is a genomic window of Methanolobus chelungpuianus containing:
- a CDS encoding DMT family transporter, which encodes MDLQSLKKQEHQRRIRKGFMWALFCAILWGLWYIPGTVVWVLNPFDEMYGEIAATNGDAISLVITAVLITAFNALTVILALMVWNGALGKFGEMKRTLKEFKPCSKWFFMASIFGGPMAILGSFIAMGFVGGAFAAVAALAYPVVGSILASQWYGEKISKRAFMGIGFIILGGITIFGGGLLTELGTGNVAWIGYIGGLMAAVGWGIEGAIAGKGLDIAEPDVGLTLRFLGENIIWWIIAVPLLAIAGFPMIKYALLVFEPLTLLVLVFAGITFGFCYVTWYKSFPLIGVGRGQGIGNLYGLFAVVFIALFFGDIPSWTILVGGALCLIGSSVMFSEDTGQMESLRGE
- a CDS encoding cobalamin B12-binding domain-containing protein, which encodes MATKEQIIAKAKAAILDFDEDAAAEAAEESLAAGINPAEVIQDGYTAAMNEIGEQFEAGTLFLPHVIAASEAMNAGVAVLTPALEKLGGETKSKAKVVIGTIEGDIHSIGKDIVATMLKIEGYQIFDLGRDVPIKTFVEKAKQVGAQVVASSALMTTTMVNQIQIEEQLKEAGVRGSLKTMVGGAPVTLDWAKKIGADIYGENATDVVNKLNAIF